The region CGTCGCGGAACGCCCAGGTCTGGGCTACTACTACCTCGCGTTCAACTGCAACGAGGGGCCGACGGCGGACAAGCGGGTCCGCGAGGCCATCGACTACGCCGTCTCGATGGACGAGGCGGTGTCGCGCTACGTCGAACCCGCGGGCGTGCGGATGACGAGTCCGTTGCCGCAGTCGCTCATCGACTCGTGGGGCTTCCCCGGCGAGGAGTGGGACGAGATACCCCACGAGAAGGACATGGAGATGGCCGAGCAGTTACTGACGGAGGCGGGCGTCTCCAAAGAGTACGACTGGACCGTCATCGTCCCGCCGGACGACAAGCGCGAACAGATCGGCGTCACCGTCTCGAACGCCCTGCAGGAACTCGGCTTCTCGAACGCCAGCGTCAAGCGTCTCGACTGGGGGGCGTTCCTCGATAGGTACTCGACCGGGAAGGAGTCCGACTACAACATGTACGTGCTCGGGTGGTTGGACGAGGTGGACCCCGACGGCTACCTCTACTACATGTTCCACGAGGAGGAGGCGGGGGGCACGAACGGGTGTTACTACGACAACGACGAGGTGATGCGGCAACTCGACGCCGCGCGGGAGTCGGCGGACCGCGCGGAGCGAACGGAGTTGTACACGAAGGCGATCACGACGATTCTGGAGGACCGTCCGCACCTGCCCGTCTACAACCTCAAGAACAGTTTCGGCGTCCGCGACGCGGTGGAGGGGTTCCGGCCCCACACCATCTCGGGCATCAACCCGCGCATGACGGGCCCCCTCGGGAACGTCACGCTGAACGAGTGATTACCAGTCCACGCTGAGGGTCCCGTCGCCGTTCGGGTCGGGCGCTATCTCCTCGTCCGTCCGTCGGTCCACGACGTGGATGACGCCGCGTTCCTTCTTCGCGGGACAGACTTCCGCCGCCCGGACGTTCTCCTCCAGTTCGTCTTCGCCGATGAAGTACGACTTCGGCTTCGCCAGGTTCGTCGCGAGGTCCATCTCCCAGTTGTCGGCGACTTCCGCGCACCGCCCGGCCGCGAAGCACTTGTTCGCCTCGAAGATTATCTTGTAGGGCTTCTCCTCGACCGGCGGGGCGTTCTCGTCGTCGCCGATGTCGCTCGGGCGAAGCGGTCCATCCCCGGACTCGTCGGACTCACTCATTGTGCGTAACTAACGCGTCACGGGCCTTTGCGCTGTCGATTGCGGTCTCGGCGGCCCTCCGAACCGGAGGCTGTCGGGGTCGGTCTCGGGAAGAGAAAGCGTCGAACTGTATCGAGTTACTCCTCTATCTCGACGGATTCGAGGACGACGTCCTTCATGGGTTCGTCGTTGCGGTCCGTCGGGAGGCTACCGATCTCCTCGACGACGTCCATCCCCTCGATGACCTGCCCGAAGACGGCGTGCTTGCCGTCGAGGTGCGGTTGGGCGTCGAGGGTGATGAAGAACTGCGACCCGTTCGTGTTCGGCCCGCGGTTCGCCATCGACAGTTTCCCCGCCTCGTCGTGGTTGAGTTCGTCGTGGAACTCGTCGTCGAAGGTGTAGCCCGGGCCGCCGCGGCCGGTCCCCTCGGGGTCGCCGCCCTGAATCATGAACCCCTCGATGATGCGGTGGAACACCGTGCCATCGTACAGCGAGTCCGTCCGCGTTTCGCCCGTCTCCGGGTCGCTCCACTCCTTCTCGCCCGTCGCGAGGCCGACGAAGTTCTCGACGGTCCGCGGGGCGCGTTGCTCGAACAGTTCGACGACGATGTCGCCGCGGTTCGTCTGGAGCGTCGCAACCGGATTCTCGGGGTTCTCCATCGCGGATTCGTCTACCATAGGGGCATGGTAGGCCGTCGGGTACAAAAACCGTGCCTTCGAGGTGCGGCCCCACATGATACAAGGCGCGCCCGTCCGAGGTGCGGGTATGCACACGGCCGAGACTCTCACCCTCGCGCGCTTGCCCTCCGGCGTCCCGGTGCAGACGACCGTCCACACGTACGGGGACGGCGACGCCTCCGACGGAGATTCGGCGGGCGGCCAACCCGCGTCCGGCGACGGCCCGACGCTGTACGTCCAAGCCGCCCAGCACGGCCGCGAGGTCAACGGGACGGAAGTCCTCCGCCGCCTCCACGAACGACTCGACCACGACGCCGTCTCCGGAACGCTCGTGGCCGTCCCCGTCGCAGACCCCCTCACGTTCGACCGCGTCTCCTACACGACGCCGGAGGAACTCGACTCGGTCAACTCCAACATGAACCGCGTCTGGCCGGGCGACGCCGAGGGGTCGCTCCACGAACGGATGGCGGCGGCTCTCTGGGAGTACGCCGGCGAGGCGGACGCGATCGTCGATCTACACACTGGCAGCCCCGAGATGCTCACCCACACCGTCTACCTCAAGGGGAACAACGAGTCCCGACGGCTGGCGGCGGCGTTCGGCGCGGACCTCCTGTTGGCGGAGGCCGCCGGCGACGAGGCGGACGTGGAGTGGTCCGAGCGGAACTTCGGCGGGAAGCTCCGCGTCGCGGCCACCCGAGAGGGCATCCCCTCCATCACCCCCGAACTGGCCCACAGCAAGCAACTGGTCGAACCCGCCATCGAAACCGGCGTCCGCGGCGTACAGAACGTCATGAAGGAACTCGGGATGCTCCCGGGCGACCCGGAGATACCCTCGGACCTGCGGACGGCGCGGAACCACCTCGGACGCGTCACCGCCTCGGATTCGGGACTGTTCCACCCCGGCCCCGACACCGCCCTCGGCGAGACGGTGGAGGCGGGCGACCACCTCGGACGCGTCTACGACCCGACGACCTACGAGGTGCTACAGGAGGTGACGGCGGACCGCGCGGGCTTCGTCTACTCCGTCGCGCGCGAGGCGACGGTCACCGCGGGCGAGACGCTCGTCGGCGTCGCGCTTCCGCTACGCGACGGCGTGGAGTGATCGGCTCCGTTCCGCCGCGACTCGGCCGTCACACGTCGCCGATGTCCGGGTTCCAGACGGGCGTTATCGGCTCTTCTAACCGCTCCATCTCCTCGTCCGTGAGTTCCACGTCGAGTGCGCCGACGTTGTCTTCGAGGTGTTCGACGGTTCGCGGGCCGACGATGGGCGCGTCCACCAGTTCCTTGTGCAGTAACCACGCGAGCGACACCTGCGCTTCCGTCGCGTCCTTCTCCTCGGCGAGTTCCTCGACCACGTCGAGGACCGCCCAGTTCTCGTCGGTGAACCGCTTCTCCATGAACTCGTCCGTCGCCGCTCGGCCCTCGTCGGGGTCCTCCCCGCGTTCGTACTTCCCGGTGAGGAAGCCGCCGGCGAGCGGCGACCACGGAATCACGCCGAGGTTCTGGTCCGCACAGAGGGGGAGGACGTTCGCCTCCTCGTGGCGGTCCACGAGGTTGTACTCGCACTGCATCGAGACGAACCGCTCGTAGTTGTTCACGTCCGCCTCGTGCAGCGCTTTCATCAGTTTCCACGCCGGCATCGTACTCGCGCCGACGTAGCGGACGACCCCCTCTTCGACGAGGCGGTCCAACGCCGAGAGCGTCTCCGCGATGGGCGTGTTCTCGTCCCAGCGGTGGATCTGATAGAGGTCGATGTAGTCGGTGTCGAGGCGGTCTAAACTGGCGTGCGCCTGGTCGAGGACGTGCTTCCGGGAGAGGCCGCCCCCGTTCGGGCCCTCGCGCATCGGAAAGTACACTTTCGTCGCGAGGACGAGTTCCTCCCTGTCGCGTTCGGCGACGGCTTCGCCGAGAATCTCCTCGCTCTCGCCGCCCGAGTAGGCGTTCGCCGTGTCGAAGAAGTTGATACCGAGTTCCAACGCCCGGTCGATGACCTCCTGTGCCTCCTCTACGTCGTGGAGCATCCACGGCTGTTCGGTTCCGAAGTTCAGACACCCCATGCACAGTCGCGACACTTCCAGCCCCGTGTTCCCGAGGTTCGTGTACTCCATCCCCGACGAACTCGGCCCACAGCGGGTTCACTCCTTTGGCGGACGGACGACAGGTCTCGGTTCGAGAGCGAAAAGAGAGACCGAACGTTCGGGGGCGTCGCTCAGAACCCGCGCAGGTCTTCGAGAACCGCCTCGGCGTCGCCGCTTTCGAGGGCGTCGCGGGCCATCTCCAGGCCCTCGTCGATGCTTTC is a window of Halopelagius longus DNA encoding:
- a CDS encoding ferredoxin; translated protein: MSESDESGDGPLRPSDIGDDENAPPVEEKPYKIIFEANKCFAAGRCAEVADNWEMDLATNLAKPKSYFIGEDELEENVRAAEVCPAKKERGVIHVVDRRTDEEIAPDPNGDGTLSVDW
- a CDS encoding succinylglutamate desuccinylase/aspartoacylase family protein, which codes for MHTAETLTLARLPSGVPVQTTVHTYGDGDASDGDSAGGQPASGDGPTLYVQAAQHGREVNGTEVLRRLHERLDHDAVSGTLVAVPVADPLTFDRVSYTTPEELDSVNSNMNRVWPGDAEGSLHERMAAALWEYAGEADAIVDLHTGSPEMLTHTVYLKGNNESRRLAAAFGADLLLAEAAGDEADVEWSERNFGGKLRVAATREGIPSITPELAHSKQLVEPAIETGVRGVQNVMKELGMLPGDPEIPSDLRTARNHLGRVTASDSGLFHPGPDTALGETVEAGDHLGRVYDPTTYEVLQEVTADRAGFVYSVAREATVTAGETLVGVALPLRDGVE
- a CDS encoding peptidylprolyl isomerase, producing the protein MVDESAMENPENPVATLQTNRGDIVVELFEQRAPRTVENFVGLATGEKEWSDPETGETRTDSLYDGTVFHRIIEGFMIQGGDPEGTGRGGPGYTFDDEFHDELNHDEAGKLSMANRGPNTNGSQFFITLDAQPHLDGKHAVFGQVIEGMDVVEEIGSLPTDRNDEPMKDVVLESVEIEE
- a CDS encoding aldo/keto reductase → MEYTNLGNTGLEVSRLCMGCLNFGTEQPWMLHDVEEAQEVIDRALELGINFFDTANAYSGGESEEILGEAVAERDREELVLATKVYFPMREGPNGGGLSRKHVLDQAHASLDRLDTDYIDLYQIHRWDENTPIAETLSALDRLVEEGVVRYVGASTMPAWKLMKALHEADVNNYERFVSMQCEYNLVDRHEEANVLPLCADQNLGVIPWSPLAGGFLTGKYERGEDPDEGRAATDEFMEKRFTDENWAVLDVVEELAEEKDATEAQVSLAWLLHKELVDAPIVGPRTVEHLEDNVGALDVELTDEEMERLEEPITPVWNPDIGDV